A single region of the Neisseriaceae bacterium genome encodes:
- a CDS encoding oxidative damage protection protein produces the protein MSRIIYCVRLKKEATGLKFPPFPNEIGKRIYENISQEAWDEWTRYQTMLINENRLNLSDATARKYLLQQMENFFFSDNSAGNIL, from the coding sequence ATGTCTAGAATAATTTATTGTGTTAGACTGAAAAAAGAAGCTACAGGTCTAAAATTCCCCCCGTTTCCTAATGAAATAGGAAAAAGAATATATGAAAATATATCTCAAGAAGCTTGGGATGAGTGGACGAGATATCAAACGATGCTGATTAATGAGAATCGTTTAAATCTTTCTGATGCTACAGCAAGAAAATATCTACTACAGCAAATGGAGAATTTTTTCTTTAGTGATAATTCAGCTGGTAATATCCTCTAA
- the ppk1 gene encoding polyphosphate kinase 1 — protein MNPINSNILCRESSLIEFNKRVLAQALHESTPLLERLKFLSIVSSNLDEFFEVRIAALKRLDKLNPDSPLLNGETPSEILKNVRQKARILIDEQYKLLNNNIIPALRAERIIFLKREEWTQEQSEWIEEYFNQQIKPVITPIGLDPAHPFPKLSNKSLNFIIELEGSDAFGRPTNLAVVQAPRILPRVVKLPEHLSNNTDSLVFLSSIIHDRIQDVFLGMNVKGCYQFRLTRDSELIVDDDDLKDLLLAVQGELHERQYGKAVRLEVATNCPERLVNYLTKLFKLEDDEVYRVNGPVNLIRLISVPDMINRPDLKFPPKIPSIPEIFKNESSIFDIFREQDILLHHPYQSFQPVVDFIQAASKDPKVVAIKMTIYRTGSNSDIIKALIAAAFSGKEVTVVVELMARFDEEANVYWANRLEDAGAHVVYGVVGYKVHAKMILVVRKEDNELKRYGHLGTGNYHQGTSKLYTDFCLLTADPDITADMNEIFIQITGLGHAGQLKKMYQSPFTLHKLLLDSIKREIENARQGKPAKIMAKMNSLVEPKLVEALYEASQAGVEIDLIVRGICTLKPQVANLSENIRVRSVIGRLLEHSRVFYFYNNGAENTYISSADWMSRNMLGRVETCVPILDESIKKRVINEGFTLALEDNQCAWEMLGDGSYSRVAFNKNDRAINLHDELFNLLIDH, from the coding sequence ATGAATCCTATTAATAGTAATATCCTTTGTCGTGAATCAAGTCTAATTGAATTTAATAAGAGAGTTTTGGCACAAGCCTTACATGAAAGTACCCCTCTACTGGAGCGCCTAAAATTTTTATCGATTGTTTCTTCTAATCTAGATGAATTTTTTGAGGTAAGAATTGCAGCCTTAAAAAGATTAGATAAGTTAAATCCTGACTCACCTCTCCTTAATGGAGAAACGCCTAGTGAAATATTAAAAAATGTTAGGCAAAAAGCAAGGATTTTAATTGATGAACAATATAAATTATTAAATAATAATATAATTCCTGCGTTAAGAGCAGAAAGGATTATTTTTTTAAAAAGAGAAGAATGGACACAAGAGCAATCTGAATGGATTGAAGAATATTTTAACCAACAGATTAAGCCTGTTATTACCCCTATTGGACTCGATCCAGCCCATCCATTTCCTAAATTATCAAATAAGTCTTTGAACTTTATAATTGAATTGGAAGGTAGTGATGCTTTTGGTCGTCCTACCAATCTAGCTGTTGTTCAAGCACCTCGTATTTTACCAAGGGTTGTTAAATTGCCTGAACACCTTTCGAATAATACAGACAGCCTTGTATTTTTATCTTCCATCATTCATGATCGTATCCAGGATGTATTTTTAGGGATGAACGTCAAAGGATGTTACCAATTTAGATTAACGAGAGATAGTGAATTGATAGTTGATGATGATGATTTAAAGGATTTATTATTGGCTGTTCAAGGGGAGCTACACGAACGACAGTATGGCAAGGCAGTACGTTTGGAAGTTGCGACTAATTGTCCTGAGAGACTAGTTAACTATTTAACTAAATTATTTAAATTAGAAGATGATGAAGTCTATCGAGTTAATGGCCCTGTTAATTTGATTCGCTTAATTTCAGTTCCGGACATGATCAATCGTCCTGATTTGAAATTTCCCCCGAAAATACCCAGTATTCCGGAAATTTTCAAAAATGAGAGTTCGATTTTTGATATTTTTCGTGAGCAAGATATTCTCTTACATCATCCCTATCAATCATTTCAACCAGTGGTGGATTTTATTCAAGCGGCATCTAAAGATCCGAAAGTAGTAGCTATTAAAATGACTATTTATCGTACAGGTTCAAATTCGGACATTATCAAAGCATTAATTGCAGCCGCCTTTTCAGGCAAAGAAGTAACTGTAGTTGTTGAATTAATGGCTAGATTTGATGAAGAAGCTAATGTTTATTGGGCTAATAGGTTGGAAGATGCGGGTGCTCATGTAGTTTATGGGGTTGTTGGTTATAAAGTTCATGCTAAAATGATTCTGGTTGTTCGAAAAGAAGATAATGAACTAAAGCGTTATGGGCATCTAGGCACAGGTAATTACCATCAAGGAACTTCTAAGTTGTATACTGATTTTTGCTTATTAACAGCAGATCCTGATATTACAGCAGATATGAACGAGATCTTTATACAAATAACTGGTTTAGGACATGCGGGGCAACTAAAAAAGATGTATCAAAGCCCTTTTACTTTGCACAAGCTGTTGCTTGATTCAATAAAAAGGGAAATTGAGAATGCTCGACAAGGCAAACCTGCTAAAATTATGGCTAAAATGAATTCACTTGTAGAACCTAAGCTAGTAGAAGCACTGTATGAAGCGTCTCAAGCTGGTGTAGAAATTGATTTAATTGTAAGAGGTATTTGCACCCTAAAACCTCAAGTAGCTAATTTGTCTGAAAATATTCGAGTACGCTCTGTTATTGGTCGATTGCTTGAACACTCTAGAGTATTCTATTTCTATAATAATGGTGCTGAAAATACTTATATATCTAGTGCTGATTGGATGTCACGTAATATGTTGGGTCGGGTAGAAACTTGTGTGCCAATATTGGATGAGTCAATTAAAAAGAGAGTTATTAATGAGGGTTTTACTCTAGCTCTAGAGGATAACCAGTGTGCTTGGGAAATGTTGGGAGATGGTAGTTATAGTCGAGTGGCTTTCAACAAAAATGACAGAGCAATTAACCTACATGATGAATTGTTTAATTTATTGATAGACCATTAA
- a CDS encoding DedA family protein — MKLLDYLEVFFSTYGYLSVFSVLILCGLGLPIPEDITLIAGGIISGLGQADLLTMIFIGIAGVLIGDGLMFTLGKALGPRVLNSRWIAKIMTSKNYESIIQQKFDKYGNGVIFVARFLPVLRTPIYITAGMSGKISYIKFILMDGFATLISVPIWICLGHYGAEKKELLLGMISNFKIIIFILLGILFIIIAIRWRKKHQKKISRSRQ; from the coding sequence ATTAAATTGCTCGATTATTTAGAAGTATTTTTCTCAACCTATGGTTATTTATCGGTTTTTTCTGTGCTTATCCTCTGTGGATTGGGGTTACCCATTCCAGAAGATATCACCTTGATTGCAGGTGGTATCATATCAGGGCTGGGACAAGCAGACCTATTGACTATGATTTTTATTGGAATAGCTGGCGTGTTGATAGGTGATGGACTAATGTTTACTTTGGGAAAAGCTTTAGGCCCTAGAGTTCTAAATTCTCGCTGGATAGCAAAAATTATGACGTCTAAAAATTACGAAAGTATTATTCAGCAAAAATTTGATAAATACGGTAATGGTGTGATTTTTGTAGCGAGGTTTTTACCCGTTTTGAGAACACCTATTTATATTACTGCTGGTATGAGTGGTAAAATTTCTTATATAAAGTTCATCTTGATGGATGGTTTTGCTACTTTAATTTCAGTACCTATATGGATTTGTCTTGGGCACTATGGTGCAGAAAAAAAAGAGTTACTATTGGGAATGATAAGTAATTTCAAAATTATTATTTTTATTTTGTTAGGTATATTATTTATAATAATTGCTATACGCTGGCGTAAGAAGCATCAAAAAAAAATTAGTAGAAGTAGACAATGA
- the glmM gene encoding phosphoglucosamine mutase — protein MKKKYFGTDGIRGKVGSSIITPEFILKLGNAAGRVLVNHNQRQEPTIIIGKDTRISGYMLEAALQAGLTSAGIRVLLTGPLPTPGISYLTKALRLNAGVMLSASHNVYSDNGIKFFTEDGLKLSDEIELEIEKALGEPMSYVSPNQFGRAKRIDGAAERYIEFCKSTFPSNFDLYTLKIVVDTANGAGYHVAPKVFHELGAQVISIGASPNGFNINDKVGATHIQTLQAAVLENKADYGIAIDGDGDRLIMVDKDGFIYDGDSLVYIIAKSRQYTNTLKGGVVGTVMTNMAMEQALNNMSIEFERSQVGDRYVLEKLLERQWEVGGEASGHILCLDKHITGDGIISALQVFSSLKILNQNLNSIRDDWIPYPQIMQNIRVDPSSNWQEKSKKAIEQVEKQLEGGMGRVVVRASGTEPVVRVMVEAKKFDQAKKLVQSIAHAMTA, from the coding sequence ATGAAAAAAAAATATTTTGGAACAGATGGAATACGTGGAAAAGTTGGAAGTTCAATTATTACACCAGAATTTATTTTAAAATTAGGTAATGCCGCCGGCAGAGTACTAGTAAATCATAATCAACGTCAAGAACCAACGATTATTATTGGTAAGGATACAAGAATATCGGGATACATGTTAGAGGCTGCTTTACAAGCAGGGTTAACCTCTGCAGGTATTCGAGTTTTACTAACAGGACCTCTGCCAACACCAGGAATCTCGTATCTAACAAAAGCCTTAAGATTAAATGCCGGAGTCATGTTGTCAGCTTCTCATAATGTTTATTCTGATAACGGTATTAAATTCTTTACTGAAGATGGTTTAAAACTATCAGATGAGATAGAGCTGGAAATTGAAAAAGCACTGGGTGAACCAATGAGTTATGTTTCGCCTAATCAATTTGGTAGAGCAAAACGTATTGATGGCGCAGCAGAACGCTATATTGAGTTCTGTAAGAGTACATTTCCCTCTAATTTTGATTTGTATACTCTGAAAATTGTTGTGGATACAGCCAATGGCGCAGGTTATCACGTAGCACCTAAAGTATTTCATGAATTAGGTGCTCAAGTTATTAGTATTGGTGCCTCACCCAATGGATTTAATATTAATGATAAAGTAGGTGCAACCCATATTCAAACTCTACAGGCTGCTGTGCTTGAAAATAAAGCAGATTACGGCATTGCTATTGACGGTGATGGTGACCGCTTAATTATGGTAGATAAAGATGGTTTCATTTACGATGGTGATTCTCTTGTCTACATCATTGCAAAATCTCGTCAATACACAAATACATTAAAAGGAGGTGTTGTTGGTACTGTTATGACTAATATGGCGATGGAACAGGCTCTAAATAACATGTCAATCGAATTTGAACGTTCCCAAGTAGGTGATCGTTACGTACTGGAAAAATTATTAGAAAGACAATGGGAAGTAGGGGGAGAAGCTTCTGGCCATATTTTATGCTTAGATAAACATATTACTGGTGATGGAATCATTTCTGCCCTACAGGTGTTTTCCTCACTAAAAATATTAAACCAAAATTTAAATTCTATTCGTGATGATTGGATTCCTTATCCTCAAATTATGCAAAATATACGGGTGGATCCTTCTTCTAATTGGCAAGAAAAATCAAAAAAAGCTATTGAACAAGTTGAAAAACAATTAGAAGGTGGCATGGGTAGGGTGGTAGTAAGGGCATCAGGAACAGAACCAGTTGTTAGAGTAATGGTAGAAGCTAAAAAATTTGACCAAGCAAAAAAATTAGTTCAATCCATAGCTCACGCAATGACTGCTTAA
- a CDS encoding HIT domain-containing protein — protein sequence MSSIFTQIINGDIPSYKVYETDRFIAILDINPNTKGHTLCIPKEETNIIFDMASKDYLDLMQFTYQVAQAIGKTIPCKRVGMAVVGLEVPHVHVHLIPINEMHEMTFQTKKQVSPEEMQAIAKAIHDSILINI from the coding sequence ATGTCTTCTATTTTCACACAAATTATTAATGGCGATATTCCAAGTTATAAAGTTTATGAAACAGATAGATTTATCGCAATCCTAGATATTAACCCCAATACTAAAGGACATACACTATGTATCCCTAAAGAAGAAACCAACATAATATTTGATATGGCATCAAAAGATTACCTAGATCTAATGCAATTTACTTATCAAGTAGCTCAAGCAATAGGTAAAACTATACCTTGTAAGAGAGTTGGTATGGCTGTTGTCGGGTTAGAGGTTCCCCATGTACATGTCCATTTGATACCGATTAATGAAATGCATGAAATGACCTTTCAAACAAAAAAGCAAGTAAGCCCCGAAGAAATGCAAGCTATTGCTAAAGCGATTCATGATAGTATTTTAATAAATATATAA